From [Clostridium] symbiosum, a single genomic window includes:
- a CDS encoding iron-containing alcohol dehydrogenase, with the protein MVNFVLRNYTDMIYGKDQETKTAKLIKDFGGTRVLIHHSGEDFVLELIERVKGYLDEEGLAWVELSGVVPNPHIELVYEGIALCRKENVDFILAIGGGSVIDSAKAIGIGTLYEGDVWDIYEGRDRQKRSLPVGVISTFAGTGSEATFGSVITKGKIKHGIEDPDDFVLIRPKFVIMNPEITYTVPKFQTAVGIADMLTHLTENFFTADPDNDLSDHLACAGIRTVLKFAPVVMQDPCNYEARGVLMVLSPLAINGIMKVGRWGDWGCHDIEHEMSGEWNISHGAGLAILMPVWMRYVYKDHMKSFIKFAVEMFRIPLDVDEPEKTALAGIRAYEDFLYNMLGLPSSLSALGIPPEELGEEVIHKVAEQVFYRGNETTGRTHPLRKADVVRILRQCTGLI; encoded by the coding sequence ATGGTTAATTTTGTACTTCGAAACTATACGGACATGATATACGGAAAAGATCAGGAGACAAAAACGGCAAAGCTGATAAAGGATTTTGGAGGAACCAGAGTTTTGATACATCATTCCGGAGAGGATTTTGTTCTGGAACTGATAGAGCGTGTGAAGGGATATCTGGATGAGGAGGGACTTGCATGGGTGGAGCTTTCAGGCGTTGTCCCAAACCCGCACATTGAACTGGTCTATGAAGGAATTGCATTATGCCGAAAAGAAAACGTAGATTTTATCCTTGCTATCGGCGGCGGAAGCGTAATCGACAGTGCAAAGGCGATAGGGATTGGAACCCTCTATGAGGGCGATGTCTGGGATATTTATGAAGGGAGAGACAGACAGAAAAGGAGCCTGCCGGTTGGTGTCATTTCCACATTTGCAGGAACCGGCAGTGAGGCGACGTTTGGGAGCGTTATCACCAAAGGCAAGATCAAACACGGAATTGAAGATCCTGACGATTTTGTACTGATCCGGCCGAAGTTTGTAATTATGAATCCTGAAATCACCTATACGGTTCCCAAATTTCAGACAGCGGTGGGGATTGCCGATATGCTGACTCACCTGACGGAAAACTTTTTTACGGCTGATCCTGATAATGATTTGTCCGATCACCTGGCCTGTGCCGGGATCAGGACGGTTTTAAAATTTGCCCCTGTTGTTATGCAGGATCCCTGTAATTATGAAGCAAGAGGAGTGCTGATGGTATTAAGTCCTCTGGCAATCAACGGAATCATGAAGGTCGGCCGGTGGGGAGACTGGGGCTGCCATGATATCGAGCATGAAATGTCTGGAGAGTGGAACATTTCCCACGGCGCAGGCCTGGCTATATTGATGCCGGTATGGATGAGATATGTTTATAAAGACCATATGAAATCATTTATCAAATTTGCCGTGGAAATGTTCAGGATTCCGCTTGATGTGGATGAACCTGAAAAGACGGCCCTGGCCGGGATTCGGGCTTATGAGGATTTTCTCTATAATATGCTCGGACTTCCGTCTTCTCTCAGCGCTTTGGGAATTCCACCGGAGGAACTTGGGGAAGAGGTCATTCACAAAGTGGCTGAACAGGTGTTTTACCGGGGAAATGAGACGACGGGCAGGACGCATCCTCTTCGTAAAGCGGATGTTGTCCGGATTCTCAGACAGTGTACAGGGCTGATATAG
- a CDS encoding ABC transporter permease produces MKRYILKRLLFAIPTILGSMIVVFLIIRSIPGDPVAMKFGKSATVQEIEEYREEHGYNRPMAVQLVDSVFDTLRGDLGYSMANNQPVFGMILDCLPNTLELTIFGVLLAIVLGVTSGIFAALYRGSIFDMAILSLNTLLMSMPSFFLGLILIIVFGVQLKLIPVIGLNLAPEEHFLGLIGPVITVGLGSAASIARTTRTSMLKILGNDFIKVCKSKGIAKSAIILKHALRNALTPIITVVGGTFAAYLGGAVVTETVFARPGIGKLLVDAINARDYTVIQGTAVFLAVFMILVILVTDILYGVFDPRIRVQDSAK; encoded by the coding sequence ATGAAACGTTACATATTAAAACGTCTGTTATTTGCCATTCCCACGATTCTTGGAAGCATGATCGTGGTATTCCTGATTATCCGTTCCATTCCGGGTGATCCGGTGGCGATGAAGTTCGGCAAATCTGCCACTGTCCAGGAAATAGAGGAGTACAGGGAAGAGCACGGATATAACCGTCCGATGGCAGTGCAGCTGGTAGATTCCGTATTTGATACGCTGCGGGGAGATTTGGGATATTCGATGGCGAATAACCAGCCGGTATTCGGCATGATACTGGACTGTCTTCCAAACACGCTGGAACTGACGATATTCGGGGTGCTGTTAGCCATTGTGCTGGGAGTGACGTCGGGGATATTTGCGGCATTGTACCGCGGCAGTATATTTGATATGGCGATTCTCAGCCTGAATACGCTCCTGATGTCGATGCCCTCGTTTTTCCTGGGCCTGATTCTCATCATCGTATTCGGCGTTCAGCTGAAACTGATTCCGGTAATCGGCCTGAACCTGGCGCCGGAAGAGCATTTCCTCGGCCTTATCGGACCGGTCATCACGGTTGGCCTCGGTTCGGCGGCATCCATTGCCAGGACGACGAGAACCTCGATGCTAAAGATTCTGGGAAATGACTTTATTAAGGTCTGCAAGTCCAAGGGAATTGCAAAGAGCGCCATCATTTTGAAACATGCCCTGAGAAATGCACTGACACCGATTATCACGGTGGTAGGCGGAACCTTTGCCGCATATCTGGGCGGCGCGGTTGTAACGGAGACGGTTTTTGCAAGACCGGGAATCGGAAAACTTCTGGTCGATGCCATTAACGCCAGGGATTACACGGTAATTCAGGGGACGGCGGTATTTCTGGCAGTATTTATGATTCTTGTAATTCTGGTTACGGATATCTTATACGGCGTGTTCGATCCGCGTATTCGTGTTCAGGATTCTGCAAAATAA
- a CDS encoding sodium:solute symporter family protein, which yields MLAAIWKGESMTTSGMMVGILFVYMIMTGFIGLRGRKYVKTFKDSITAGGQSSLLLLTGSAVGMQIGSGFVIGGAEYGALYGLGGAWYGLGCGLSFIAAGMIVTKFIYRHGYVSLSDYFKERYGGYSSRLIYSTVTPLSCIALFAGQLLAGKAVFYSAGLNGNMGVIVTAAASFCYAAVSGYWGALVASFLQSSVIFVGMMAALFLMVSGNGVSFLQSGLPESCFSMFPYDGETFVMNTVPTIAAVFVSQGLFQRCASAKNERAAVYGNLFGGILLLPVAFVPVLLGMYGRCLYPGKNGDEVFMLLILEKLPSLAGAILLAAIICAVMSACNSIFACVSTNIVHDIYRGMIKPDAGEKECRQLMFIVNALVCIFSVVLALSMNNIIELLALSYTFISAGCLPAFAGGVFWKKGNSRGAVASAVLGIGFVLLNGLGIAELPYGSVFPLLPSAIGYVVVSLMTQNKKQG from the coding sequence ATGCTGGCAGCCATCTGGAAAGGGGAAAGCATGACTACATCGGGGATGATGGTTGGAATCCTGTTCGTGTATATGATAATGACAGGTTTTATAGGCCTGAGGGGAAGGAAATATGTAAAAACGTTTAAGGACAGCATAACGGCCGGAGGACAGTCGTCTCTTCTCCTGCTTACAGGCAGCGCGGTCGGGATGCAAATCGGCAGCGGCTTTGTAATCGGAGGGGCTGAATATGGGGCTTTATATGGATTGGGGGGAGCATGGTACGGTTTGGGGTGTGGTCTTTCATTTATTGCAGCCGGAATGATTGTGACAAAATTTATCTACCGCCATGGATATGTATCCCTGTCCGACTATTTCAAAGAGCGCTACGGGGGGTATTCCAGCAGGCTGATTTATAGTACCGTCACGCCTTTAAGCTGCATAGCTTTGTTTGCCGGACAGCTTCTGGCCGGAAAAGCTGTTTTCTATTCCGCAGGCCTCAATGGAAACATGGGAGTAATTGTCACCGCAGCCGCTTCCTTTTGCTATGCGGCTGTCAGTGGTTATTGGGGAGCGCTTGTGGCCTCTTTCCTACAGAGTTCGGTCATCTTTGTGGGCATGATGGCGGCTCTTTTCCTGATGGTTTCTGGAAATGGGGTATCATTTCTTCAGTCTGGGCTGCCTGAATCCTGCTTCTCAATGTTTCCGTATGACGGCGAAACATTTGTCATGAATACGGTGCCGACAATTGCTGCAGTATTCGTCAGTCAGGGATTATTTCAGCGGTGCGCTTCGGCTAAGAATGAGAGGGCGGCAGTTTACGGCAATCTATTTGGAGGCATTCTTTTACTGCCGGTGGCTTTTGTGCCTGTTCTTCTCGGAATGTATGGAAGATGCCTTTATCCGGGAAAAAACGGAGACGAGGTTTTTATGCTGCTGATTCTGGAAAAACTGCCTTCACTGGCCGGAGCGATACTTCTGGCAGCTATAATCTGCGCGGTGATGTCGGCCTGCAATTCCATTTTTGCATGCGTGTCGACAAATATAGTACATGATATATACAGGGGAATGATAAAACCAGATGCGGGCGAAAAGGAATGCAGACAGCTGATGTTTATTGTCAATGCGCTTGTATGTATATTTAGTGTAGTCCTGGCCTTGTCTATGAATAATATAATTGAATTGCTGGCACTCAGTTATACCTTTATCAGTGCCGGCTGTCTGCCGGCGTTTGCAGGCGGTGTCTTCTGGAAAAAAGGAAATTCTCGGGGAGCCGTGGCGAGCGCGGTACTTGGGATTGGGTTTGTGCTCCTGAATGGTTTAGGAATAGCAGAGCTTCCCTATGGCAGTGTATTTCCGCTGCTTCCCTCTGCGATAGGATATGTTGTTGTGAGTTTGATGACACAAAATAAGAAACAGGGTTAG
- a CDS encoding iron-containing alcohol dehydrogenase produces the protein MINFELRNMPDFFFGKGMERRCGELLREFGGSRVLIHHSGEAFVRPLIELLKKDIERAGLTTIELGGVVPNPRLSKIYEGIELGKREKIDCVLAVGGGSVIDSAKGIAMGCAYDGDVWDFYCQKAVPERMLVLGVVSTFAGTGSESSRASVVTNDKTQLKRSADDFDLMRPDFAILNPELTQSIPPFQTASGAADIFSHLCENYFSATKDIYLSRQLLTAGMKTVLKNAPIAVREPDNYATRSALMMTAPLAVNGIMRLGLVGDWACHLIEHEMSTEWDIPHGAGLAVITPCWMEYVYRRDVELFARFAVEAFNCEYDFDNPEWTAREGIRKVRGFFRDLGLPGRIQEFAGEVSSGTLKKLAARIPYDKNGDKWEIGCTFHLEEKDVYEIYKMAL, from the coding sequence ATGATTAATTTTGAACTTAGGAATATGCCGGATTTCTTTTTTGGGAAAGGGATGGAAAGAAGATGCGGGGAACTGCTCAGGGAATTTGGGGGAAGCCGAGTATTGATACACCATTCGGGTGAGGCGTTTGTACGGCCGCTAATTGAGCTTTTAAAAAAAGACATAGAGCGGGCCGGGCTTACCACTATCGAACTTGGGGGCGTGGTGCCGAATCCGAGGCTTTCAAAAATCTATGAGGGTATCGAGCTGGGAAAACGAGAGAAAATTGACTGTGTGCTGGCTGTTGGAGGCGGAAGCGTTATCGACAGTGCCAAAGGCATTGCAATGGGCTGCGCATACGACGGAGACGTCTGGGATTTTTACTGTCAGAAGGCGGTGCCTGAGAGAATGCTGGTGCTGGGAGTGGTTTCCACCTTTGCAGGCACAGGAAGTGAATCCAGCAGAGCCTCGGTGGTTACGAATGACAAGACGCAGCTCAAGAGATCGGCAGATGATTTTGATTTGATGAGGCCGGATTTTGCAATATTGAATCCGGAGCTGACGCAGAGCATTCCACCATTTCAGACGGCATCCGGTGCGGCCGACATCTTTTCTCATCTGTGTGAAAATTACTTTTCTGCTACAAAAGATATTTATCTGAGCCGCCAGCTTCTGACGGCAGGAATGAAAACAGTCCTGAAAAATGCGCCGATCGCGGTCAGGGAACCAGATAATTATGCGACAAGAAGCGCTCTGATGATGACGGCTCCCCTGGCAGTAAATGGAATTATGCGCCTGGGGCTGGTGGGGGACTGGGCCTGCCACCTGATTGAACATGAGATGTCGACAGAATGGGATATACCCCACGGGGCGGGGCTGGCTGTGATTACACCCTGCTGGATGGAGTATGTGTACAGGAGAGATGTAGAATTGTTTGCCAGATTTGCGGTAGAAGCTTTTAACTGCGAGTACGACTTTGATAATCCGGAATGGACGGCAAGGGAAGGAATACGCAAAGTCAGAGGATTTTTCAGAGACTTGGGCCTGCCGGGCAGAATTCAGGAATTTGCCGGTGAAGTATCAAGCGGGACCCTGAAGAAGCTGGCGGCCAGAATTCCTTATGACAAAAACGGGGACAAATGGGAAATTGGCTGTACCTTCCATCTGGAAGAAAAAGATGTTTACGAAATTTATAAGATGGCGCTGTAA
- the deoC gene encoding deoxyribose-phosphate aldolase produces MEITKRNVEHMLDGSMAAANPTIEEAVAFTKRAAQYEFAGILASAYFIRHVADIAHEAGRKIVSVVDYPMGGAVNALRLKAAQEAFKAGADELDVSMNISAFMAGEYEKVKDEIKAVLELAGEDKLIKIIYFATLLTPDQQLKAAELCIESKVPFLKTNTGHGCRSTPEEVRNIKSHFGDAIKVMVSGGVRNGQQAKEMILAGCDRIATSAPFQILDTFE; encoded by the coding sequence ATGGAAATAACGAAAAGAAATGTAGAACATATGCTGGACGGGTCCATGGCAGCGGCGAATCCTACAATTGAAGAGGCAGTCGCGTTTACAAAGCGGGCGGCGCAGTACGAATTTGCCGGAATACTGGCCTCGGCTTATTTTATCAGGCACGTTGCCGATATCGCCCATGAAGCGGGAAGAAAGATTGTTTCCGTCGTGGATTATCCGATGGGGGGAGCGGTCAATGCGCTCCGCCTGAAGGCGGCACAGGAGGCATTTAAGGCTGGGGCGGACGAGCTGGATGTATCTATGAATATCAGTGCATTTATGGCCGGAGAGTATGAAAAGGTCAAGGATGAAATTAAGGCGGTGCTTGAACTGGCAGGGGAAGATAAACTGATTAAAATTATTTATTTTGCGACTCTGCTCACACCGGACCAACAGCTTAAGGCGGCTGAACTGTGTATTGAATCAAAAGTGCCGTTTCTGAAAACCAATACGGGACATGGATGCAGGAGTACTCCGGAGGAAGTGCGGAATATCAAATCCCATTTCGGCGATGCAATTAAGGTCATGGTTTCGGGAGGTGTCAGAAACGGGCAGCAGGCAAAGGAGATGATTCTTGCTGGCTGTGACAGGATTGCAACAAGCGCGCCGTTTCAGATTTTAGACACCTTTGAATAA
- a CDS encoding ABC transporter substrate-binding protein, which produces MKKMRLLTTAAALALSVSMIITGCGGNKQAATGGSSAAEQSSAENGEKVLKVATHWEKATFDPALWGDGGSVKAGISIFETLLTFDEDRNLVPSLAESWEVSDDRKTYTFNLRKGVQFHAGYGEFTSEDVAYTLERLSDPDVGATDTKSKCKVDNIESMDTSDPYVFVLHLKEADNEILMDFASWYSNIICKKAYEELKPSGFGAKPVGTGPFEYESGKPAEAYVIKRFEDYWGEKALLDKVEITMLADESSRINLYNAGEVDIMTLNDANSILKFENTEGCEVKKVAGAGCYYLGMNLEKEPFNNPKVREALKYAINYDEMLNDYWRGTLFPPTGYVQSYCIYASTPEQSGYTYEYNPEKAKQLLAEAGYPDGFSTSVASPNDTLSKGPLLVIQEYMADIGIDMQLNLTEFATFLDDVRNGRHEMWFLVNGDGYRGDQWLTSFTSAKIPGSNWCQFRNEEFDELVAKGFESIDKAEKDKYFGDAQKILVESIPSIPIAESCGDILVKDTVKGFSLNAELLFQFKDMDLQ; this is translated from the coding sequence ATGAAAAAAATGAGATTACTGACAACGGCGGCAGCGTTAGCGCTCTCCGTATCGATGATAATAACCGGCTGCGGAGGAAATAAGCAGGCGGCCACAGGCGGAAGTTCCGCCGCAGAGCAGAGTTCAGCCGAAAATGGGGAAAAGGTGCTGAAGGTTGCGACACACTGGGAAAAAGCCACTTTTGATCCGGCGCTCTGGGGCGACGGAGGAAGTGTTAAAGCTGGTATTTCTATTTTCGAGACACTGCTGACCTTTGATGAAGACAGAAATCTGGTTCCCAGCCTGGCAGAGAGCTGGGAGGTTTCCGACGACAGGAAAACTTATACCTTTAATCTGAGAAAAGGCGTACAGTTCCATGCCGGATACGGTGAATTCACATCCGAGGACGTGGCATACACACTGGAACGTTTGAGCGATCCCGACGTGGGAGCCACGGATACAAAATCAAAATGCAAGGTAGACAACATCGAATCCATGGATACCTCCGACCCTTATGTGTTTGTGCTTCATTTAAAAGAAGCGGACAATGAAATCCTGATGGATTTCGCATCGTGGTACAGCAATATCATCTGCAAGAAGGCATACGAGGAACTGAAACCTTCCGGATTTGGTGCAAAACCGGTCGGAACAGGGCCTTTCGAATACGAATCCGGCAAACCGGCAGAGGCATATGTGATTAAACGTTTTGAAGATTACTGGGGAGAAAAAGCCCTTTTAGACAAAGTGGAAATTACGATGCTGGCCGATGAGTCAAGCAGAATCAACCTCTACAATGCGGGTGAAGTAGATATCATGACCCTGAACGATGCCAACAGCATCCTTAAATTCGAGAATACGGAAGGCTGCGAAGTAAAGAAAGTTGCGGGAGCCGGATGTTATTACCTCGGCATGAACCTGGAAAAGGAGCCGTTCAACAATCCGAAAGTCAGGGAAGCCCTTAAATATGCAATCAATTACGATGAAATGCTTAATGATTACTGGAGAGGAACGCTGTTCCCGCCGACAGGCTATGTCCAGTCCTACTGTATTTATGCCAGCACACCGGAGCAGAGCGGTTATACATATGAATACAACCCGGAGAAGGCCAAACAGCTTCTGGCGGAGGCAGGCTATCCGGACGGCTTCTCCACATCGGTTGCCTCACCGAACGACACCCTTTCCAAAGGACCGCTGCTTGTCATCCAGGAGTATATGGCCGACATCGGCATCGATATGCAGTTAAACCTCACCGAGTTTGCAACTTTCCTCGATGATGTGAGAAACGGGCGCCACGAAATGTGGTTCCTGGTAAATGGAGACGGATACCGCGGTGACCAGTGGCTGACTTCGTTCACAAGCGCCAAGATTCCGGGAAGCAACTGGTGCCAGTTTAGAAATGAAGAATTTGACGAGCTTGTAGCCAAAGGTTTTGAATCCATCGATAAAGCCGAGAAAGATAAGTATTTCGGCGATGCACAGAAGATTCTTGTTGAGAGCATTCCTTCCATTCCGATCGCCGAATCCTGCGGTGACATCCTGGTTAAGGATACGGTAAAAGGTTTCTCACTGAACGCTGAACTTCTGTTCCAGTTTAAGGACATGGATCTGCAGTAG
- a CDS encoding sodium:solute symporter family protein, producing the protein MNLTLLMAVLGVYFLLMIAISVVGRKYAKTYDSYLNIGRNAGVLLIMGGAIGGHIGNGFVVGGAGSGAEMGIGGIWYGIGCALSYVVLSFTINDFLYKKGYISLSDFLRERYGDRVTTLVYSLSTAFSFIGNMAAQIMAGKALFIALGLDGNVGAVVITIVVLLYSQIAGLWGAFATSVVQTAIILTGLIGTTVFVMMQGGIRIILEAVETGALPQSFFTAVPFDKATLIMLIVPTCLAIFTDQCVFQRVSSARSALTSKTAHLLSTVVMIPLAVMPVFIGMYGAAKFGVRDTSAFFAVVLGSLPALLAAVLVAAVVAAVMSTIDTLFIGVSAVVLHDLYKGFINPNVSEEAIKKMNVVLNIIVACFALLISLSFTSIVGLLSSTYTFLASSCLVPFLGGLLWKKGTAKGSVSSSVVGMIVVILNMVGLLPLPYASVFPILPAFIVYVVVSLCTQQKSLEG; encoded by the coding sequence ATGAATTTGACGTTATTAATGGCAGTTTTGGGAGTTTATTTTTTATTAATGATCGCAATCAGTGTTGTGGGAAGAAAATATGCTAAAACATATGACAGTTATCTGAATATCGGCCGTAATGCAGGCGTTCTGCTGATTATGGGCGGAGCCATTGGCGGGCATATAGGAAACGGATTCGTGGTGGGCGGAGCCGGATCGGGAGCCGAGATGGGAATCGGCGGTATATGGTATGGAATTGGCTGTGCCCTATCATATGTAGTCTTATCGTTTACAATTAATGATTTTCTTTACAAAAAGGGGTATATCTCGCTTTCGGATTTCCTGAGAGAACGTTATGGTGACCGGGTTACGACACTTGTATACAGTTTAAGTACGGCATTTTCGTTTATTGGCAATATGGCTGCACAGATTATGGCAGGCAAGGCTCTGTTTATCGCTCTTGGCCTTGACGGAAATGTGGGGGCTGTTGTTATTACAATCGTAGTGCTCCTATATTCGCAGATCGCAGGTTTATGGGGAGCCTTCGCCACTTCCGTTGTCCAGACGGCAATCATACTTACCGGTCTAATCGGCACTACCGTTTTTGTTATGATGCAGGGGGGAATAAGAATCATCCTGGAAGCAGTGGAAACAGGCGCCCTTCCACAGAGCTTTTTTACCGCCGTGCCTTTTGATAAAGCTACATTAATTATGCTGATTGTTCCGACCTGTCTTGCCATATTTACGGATCAATGTGTATTCCAGCGTGTCAGCTCGGCAAGGAGCGCACTTACCTCCAAAACAGCTCACCTGCTTTCTACAGTTGTCATGATTCCTCTGGCTGTGATGCCCGTATTTATAGGAATGTATGGAGCGGCTAAATTCGGTGTACGAGACACATCCGCATTTTTTGCAGTTGTTTTGGGCAGCCTTCCAGCTCTCCTTGCCGCGGTTCTTGTGGCGGCGGTAGTGGCAGCGGTTATGTCCACGATAGACACGCTGTTTATCGGCGTATCGGCAGTAGTGCTTCACGATTTGTATAAAGGTTTTATCAATCCCAATGTATCGGAAGAAGCGATTAAGAAGATGAATGTGGTTTTAAATATTATCGTTGCCTGTTTTGCACTCCTGATATCGCTGAGCTTTACGAGTATCGTGGGACTTCTGTCATCTACCTATACATTCCTCGCCTCCTCCTGTCTCGTTCCATTTTTGGGCGGCCTCCTGTGGAAAAAGGGAACGGCTAAGGGGTCTGTGTCAAGCTCGGTAGTCGGTATGATCGTAGTTATTTTAAACATGGTGGGACTTCTGCCGCTGCCGTATGCAAGTGTATTTCCGATTCTTCCGGCATTCATCGTGTATGTGGTGGTAAGTCTTTGTACCCAGCAGAAAAGTTTGGAGGGATAA
- the deoC gene encoding deoxyribose-phosphate aldolase encodes MNNKEILGHIDHTLLQATSTWEQIKVICEDAIRFGTASVCIPPTFVERVHKAYPELNICTVIGFPLGYHTTYVKTEEALEAVRNGANEIDMVVNLGDVKEGRFEKVTQEIAALKAAAGSRILKVIIETCYLTEEEKIRLCHCVTDAKADFIKTSTGFGSDGAKMEDILLFKRNIGSCVKIKAAGGVKSREDLEGFLLAGCDRIGTSSAVKLLQGETAEEY; translated from the coding sequence ATGAACAACAAAGAAATTCTGGGACATATTGATCACACATTATTACAGGCAACCTCCACATGGGAGCAAATTAAGGTGATTTGCGAAGACGCAATCCGGTTCGGCACGGCATCTGTCTGCATTCCTCCGACGTTTGTGGAGCGGGTACATAAGGCGTATCCGGAGCTGAATATCTGCACGGTAATCGGTTTTCCACTGGGATATCATACGACTTATGTTAAGACGGAAGAAGCTTTGGAGGCAGTTAGAAACGGTGCGAACGAAATTGATATGGTTGTAAACCTGGGGGATGTAAAGGAAGGGAGGTTTGAAAAGGTTACACAGGAGATTGCAGCTCTGAAAGCAGCCGCAGGATCCCGGATTCTGAAGGTAATTATTGAGACATGCTATTTGACGGAGGAAGAAAAAATACGGCTCTGCCATTGTGTGACAGACGCCAAGGCCGATTTTATCAAGACATCGACCGGTTTTGGGAGTGATGGAGCAAAGATGGAAGATATTCTGCTATTCAAACGTAATATCGGTAGCTGTGTAAAAATTAAAGCAGCGGGAGGAGTAAAAAGCAGAGAAGACTTAGAGGGATTCCTTCTTGCAGGGTGTGACAGGATCGGAACAAGTTCAGCAGTGAAACTGCTGCAGGGGGAGACAGCCGAAGAATATTAA
- a CDS encoding ribokinase translates to MTKNNKAFILGSYHCCYSFTAKEMPSMGETVMGYRFKMSGGAKGHGQMLAAALAGAEISGIMRVGDDEYGHLCIHDFERAGIDCTHVKIDKEHATGAAGVMLNEKGENIIIVVPGANAEITTQDIDNAEPMIRECAVAGFQFENNFDAIEYAIRKAHSLGVETMVDPAPVVEFNEELYHFITYMKPNEHEASLLSGIQVVDYDTAVQAGRILLKKGVNKAVVITMGGKGSVLVEKDGERVFPCVPVIVRDTTSAGDTFAGAFVAGLASGMELPEAVIHAGCIAACAVKRGPQESIFEFFPEKEELEKMKADYRKLL, encoded by the coding sequence ATGACAAAAAATAATAAGGCTTTTATACTCGGAAGTTACCATTGCTGCTATTCGTTTACAGCAAAAGAAATGCCCTCCATGGGAGAAACCGTTATGGGTTACAGGTTTAAGATGTCGGGGGGAGCAAAAGGACATGGCCAGATGCTGGCGGCTGCATTGGCAGGCGCAGAAATAAGCGGAATCATGAGAGTAGGGGATGATGAATACGGCCACCTGTGTATCCATGATTTTGAGAGAGCCGGTATCGACTGTACGCATGTAAAAATTGATAAGGAACATGCGACCGGCGCAGCCGGAGTTATGCTGAACGAGAAAGGTGAAAATATCATTATTGTGGTACCGGGAGCTAATGCGGAAATTACAACGCAGGATATCGACAACGCGGAACCGATGATTCGGGAATGCGCTGTGGCCGGTTTCCAGTTTGAAAATAACTTTGACGCGATTGAGTATGCAATCAGGAAGGCTCATTCACTTGGAGTAGAGACAATGGTAGATCCGGCCCCGGTCGTGGAATTTAATGAGGAACTGTATCATTTTATTACATATATGAAGCCGAATGAGCATGAGGCATCCTTACTCAGCGGCATCCAGGTGGTAGATTATGATACTGCTGTTCAGGCGGGAAGGATCCTTCTTAAAAAAGGAGTAAATAAAGCCGTAGTTATCACGATGGGCGGCAAGGGTTCCGTTCTGGTGGAGAAGGACGGAGAGAGGGTGTTTCCGTGTGTTCCCGTCATCGTGCGGGATACCACCAGTGCGGGGGACACCTTCGCGGGGGCCTTTGTTGCGGGGCTTGCCTCCGGAATGGAGCTGCCGGAAGCAGTGATCCACGCAGGATGCATTGCCGCCTGTGCGGTGAAGAGAGGTCCGCAGGAGTCAATCTTTGAATTTTTTCCGGAGAAAGAGGAACTGGAGAAAATGAAAGCAGACTATAGAAAATTGCTGTAG